A stretch of the Desulforamulus ferrireducens genome encodes the following:
- the purQ gene encoding phosphoribosylformylglycinamidine synthase subunit PurQ has translation MKFGVVVFPGSNCDADCLHAIKASTGQTVEYIWHKAGSVDGYDCIVLPGGFSYGDYLRCGAVARFSPVMTPVIEFAQKGGLVLGICNGFQILTEAGLLPGALHRNKNLQFICDDTYLRIENNATPFTCQAEVGQVIRVPIAHGEGNYYADPEIIQQLEENKQVIFRYCDPYGEITPAANPNGSVNNIAGICNSKGNVLGMMPHPERCAEAILGNTDGQLIFQSLLQQWLRRCG, from the coding sequence GTGAAGTTTGGAGTGGTGGTATTTCCCGGCTCCAATTGTGACGCCGACTGCCTGCACGCAATTAAAGCTTCGACCGGGCAGACAGTGGAATACATTTGGCATAAAGCAGGTAGTGTGGATGGCTATGATTGCATTGTGTTGCCTGGGGGATTCTCCTACGGAGACTATCTAAGATGTGGTGCCGTGGCCAGATTTTCGCCGGTAATGACACCAGTTATTGAATTTGCCCAAAAGGGTGGCTTGGTGCTGGGAATTTGCAACGGTTTCCAAATTCTCACCGAGGCAGGGCTATTACCCGGTGCCTTGCACCGTAATAAAAACCTACAGTTTATCTGTGACGATACCTATTTGAGAATAGAAAATAATGCTACTCCCTTCACCTGTCAGGCAGAGGTGGGCCAGGTAATCCGTGTTCCCATTGCCCACGGCGAAGGTAACTACTACGCTGATCCAGAGATTATTCAGCAACTGGAGGAAAACAAACAGGTTATCTTCCGTTACTGTGATCCCTACGGAGAAATTACCCCTGCCGCCAATCCCAATGGCTCCGTTAACAACATCGCCGGTATTTGTAACAGCAAAGGTAACGTACTGGGTATGATGCCCCACCCCGAGCGCTGTGCCGAAGCAATTCTTGGCAATACCGACGGTCAGCTTATTTTCCAATCCCTTTTACAACAGTGGCTGAGGAGGTGCGGCTAA
- the purC gene encoding phosphoribosylaminoimidazolesuccinocarboxamide synthase, whose product MQKLEMIYEGKAKKVYRTDSPDYYWVEYKDDATAFNGLKKGTIDNKGVVNNKLSAVFFKLLEEKGIATHFVKLINDREMVVKAVEIIKVEVVVRNIVAGSLAKRVGLPEGTLLPQTVLEYYYKDDALGDPLINTSHIAALNLATPEQMAVIKETSLKVNDILREFLAPANIDLIDFKLEFGLHKGEVILADEISPDTCRFWDKTTGEKLDKDRFRRDMGGVEDAYQEVLRRLTGE is encoded by the coding sequence GTGCAGAAACTAGAGATGATTTATGAAGGCAAGGCCAAAAAAGTGTACCGTACAGACAGCCCCGATTACTACTGGGTAGAGTACAAAGATGATGCCACCGCCTTCAATGGCCTGAAAAAAGGTACCATTGATAACAAAGGCGTGGTGAACAACAAATTATCGGCAGTCTTTTTTAAACTATTGGAAGAAAAGGGCATAGCCACTCATTTTGTGAAGCTGATTAACGACCGCGAAATGGTGGTTAAGGCTGTGGAAATTATCAAGGTAGAAGTGGTAGTAAGAAATATTGTGGCCGGGAGTTTGGCCAAAAGGGTAGGTCTACCGGAAGGTACCCTGCTGCCACAAACTGTACTTGAATACTATTATAAAGATGATGCCTTGGGTGATCCTCTCATTAATACTTCTCACATTGCTGCACTGAATTTAGCCACCCCGGAACAAATGGCCGTAATTAAAGAAACTTCCCTCAAAGTAAACGACATTTTAAGAGAGTTCTTAGCTCCTGCCAATATAGATCTCATTGACTTTAAACTGGAATTCGGTCTACACAAGGGTGAAGTCATCCTGGCCGACGAGATTTCCCCGGACACCTGCCGTTTTTGGGATAAAACCACCGGTGAAAAACTGGATAAAGACCGGTTCCGCAGAGACATGGGCGGCGTGGAAGACGCCTATCAGGAAGTATTAAGGAGATTGACCGGGGAGTAG
- the purE gene encoding 5-(carboxyamino)imidazole ribonucleotide mutase: MNPQVGLVLGSDSDLPLMKDAVKLLEKFGIAYEITISSAHRAPDKTATYARTAEARGLKVIIAAAGLAAHLPGVIAAHTILPVIGVPVKSGALDGVDALYSIAQMPPGIPVASVAINGAKNAAILAAQILATTDEALAAKLRQFKEDLAREVESKDARLKELGVEGYLDNK, translated from the coding sequence ATGAATCCTCAAGTTGGTCTTGTCCTAGGTAGCGACTCAGATTTGCCATTGATGAAAGATGCTGTTAAGTTGCTAGAGAAATTTGGTATAGCCTATGAAATAACCATTTCTTCCGCTCACCGAGCACCGGACAAAACCGCCACCTATGCCAGAACTGCCGAAGCTAGGGGACTTAAGGTCATCATTGCTGCCGCCGGTCTGGCCGCCCACCTGCCCGGGGTTATTGCGGCCCACACCATTCTGCCGGTCATTGGGGTACCTGTTAAATCAGGCGCCCTGGACGGTGTAGATGCCCTTTATTCCATCGCCCAGATGCCTCCCGGCATTCCTGTAGCTTCGGTGGCCATTAACGGAGCCAAAAATGCGGCTATCCTGGCAGCACAAATCCTGGCCACCACCGATGAAGCCTTAGCTGCCAAGCTGCGGCAGTTTAAGGAAGATTTAGCCAGGGAAGTGGAGTCCAAGGATGCCCGCTTAAAGGAGTTAGGTGTTGAGGGTTACTTAGATAATAAATAG
- the purS gene encoding phosphoribosylformylglycinamidine synthase subunit PurS: MFQAKIYVTLRKSVLDPQGSVVRKSLYALGYQNVPEVRIGRYMVVDLEVADRAAAEKQVRDMCDKLLVNPVIEDYTFELVEV, from the coding sequence TTGTTCCAAGCCAAAATCTACGTTACCCTGAGAAAAAGTGTTCTCGATCCGCAGGGTAGTGTGGTGCGTAAATCACTCTATGCCCTGGGTTATCAAAATGTGCCGGAAGTGCGCATCGGTCGTTATATGGTCGTGGATCTTGAGGTTGCCGATCGGGCAGCAGCAGAAAAGCAGGTTCGGGATATGTGCGATAAACTGCTGGTAAATCCGGTTATCGAGGACTATACATTTGAATTGGTGGAGGTGTAA
- the purB gene encoding adenylosuccinate lyase, producing MIDRYTLPEMKHIWSDQNKFQKWLDVEIAACEAMAELGQIPAAAVENIKAKATFSTERILEIEEVTKHDVIAFLTCVAENVGEDSKYIHMGLTSSDVVDTAQCVRMKEAGELILRRLKRLREVLLEKAKEHRHTLMIGRTHGIHAEPMTFGLKMLLWVAETERNIERLEKAITTVSVGAISGAVGTYANIDPRVEAYVCRKLGLRPARVSTQILQRDRHAEYLCAMAIIAASLDKFATEIRNLQRTDILEVEEYFNKGQKGSSAMPHKRNPITAENVSGLSRVVKANAMAALDNVTLWHERDISHSSAERVIIPDSTTALDFMLYRFTGIMEKLLVYPENMKRNLEKTLGLVFSQRVLLALVDKGLTRERAYELVQRNAMEAWRTGTRFIELLEADEDIREQLTSEELQNLFDYSYHLAHIDDIYSRFGL from the coding sequence ATGATCGATCGCTACACCTTACCGGAAATGAAGCACATCTGGTCGGATCAGAACAAGTTTCAAAAGTGGTTGGATGTAGAAATTGCTGCCTGTGAAGCCATGGCCGAATTGGGTCAAATTCCTGCGGCAGCGGTGGAAAATATTAAAGCCAAGGCAACCTTCAGCACAGAGCGTATTTTGGAAATTGAAGAAGTAACCAAGCACGATGTGATTGCCTTTTTGACCTGTGTGGCTGAAAACGTGGGGGAAGACTCTAAATACATCCACATGGGCCTAACCTCCTCGGATGTTGTGGATACTGCCCAGTGCGTTCGTATGAAAGAGGCCGGTGAACTCATTCTGCGGCGACTAAAACGACTGCGGGAAGTTCTGCTGGAGAAAGCTAAGGAACATCGACACACCTTAATGATTGGCCGTACCCACGGTATCCATGCGGAGCCCATGACCTTTGGTTTAAAGATGCTGCTGTGGGTGGCAGAAACCGAACGCAACATCGAACGTCTGGAGAAGGCCATTACCACTGTAAGTGTGGGAGCCATCTCTGGTGCTGTGGGTACCTATGCCAACATCGATCCCCGTGTGGAAGCGTATGTTTGCCGGAAACTGGGTCTTAGGCCGGCCAGGGTGTCCACCCAAATACTTCAGCGGGATCGTCATGCCGAGTATCTTTGCGCCATGGCCATTATTGCTGCTTCTCTTGATAAATTTGCCACAGAGATTCGCAACCTGCAGCGCACCGACATCTTAGAGGTGGAAGAGTATTTTAACAAAGGACAAAAGGGTTCCTCGGCCATGCCCCATAAGCGCAACCCCATCACGGCAGAAAACGTCTCTGGCCTCAGTCGGGTGGTTAAGGCCAACGCCATGGCAGCTTTGGATAATGTAACCCTCTGGCACGAACGGGATATTTCCCATTCCTCCGCTGAACGGGTGATTATCCCCGATAGCACCACCGCGTTAGACTTTATGCTGTATCGCTTTACCGGTATTATGGAAAAACTCCTGGTCTATCCCGAGAACATGAAGCGCAATCTGGAAAAAACCCTGGGCCTGGTCTTTTCCCAGCGGGTACTGCTGGCTCTGGTAGACAAGGGGTTAACCAGGGAACGGGCTTACGAACTGGTACAACGCAACGCCATGGAGGCCTGGCGTACCGGTACTCGTTTTATAGAACTGCTTGAGGCCGACGAAGACATTAGAGAACAGCTTACCTCTGAAGAACTACAGAATCTCTTTGATTACAGCTACCACTTAGCCCATATTGACGACATTTACTCCAGGTTTGGGTTATAG
- a CDS encoding NCS2 family permease: MLEQLFKLQENKTTVRTEIVAGLTTFMTMAYILFLNPNILAGTGMDKNAVFFATAVAAGVITIIMGLFVNFPIALAPGMGLNAYFAAVAAQGVGMPWQAALGAVFLSGIIFLILTLTRVRQILMVAIPNSLKRAITVGIGLFITIVGLKMAEITIIQAGPVIPPTLEALQQEGGVATLKFFEWNISMGSFHNPATMLAIIGLAITAILMAKRIKGSLLIGIIITTLIGIPMGVTVIPENFTPFALPSFSGLYIGHLDIMGALEMGIWTVVFTFTFVELFDTFGTLVGTAGKAGLLDKNGQSPKIGKAMLVDAFGVSFGAFMGTSTLTAFVESAAGVGEGGRTGLTAVTTGVMFLLALVIAPLAGLIPNAATSPALIIVGLLMVSAIGEIDFNDFTEGFPAFLTIILMPFTYNIANGIAAGIIFYTILKVASGRTKEVHWMMYLLFAIIVARFIFLGGE; this comes from the coding sequence GTGCTGGAACAGTTATTTAAGCTCCAAGAAAACAAAACCACAGTAAGAACCGAAATTGTGGCAGGCCTAACAACCTTTATGACCATGGCCTACATCCTCTTCCTCAACCCCAACATCCTTGCCGGTACCGGCATGGATAAGAATGCAGTGTTCTTTGCTACCGCTGTGGCAGCGGGTGTTATTACCATCATTATGGGTCTCTTTGTTAATTTCCCTATCGCCTTAGCCCCTGGTATGGGTCTTAATGCCTACTTTGCCGCTGTGGCCGCCCAGGGTGTGGGTATGCCCTGGCAAGCTGCTTTGGGTGCAGTATTTCTTTCCGGTATTATCTTTCTTATTCTTACCCTAACCCGCGTTCGTCAAATTCTGATGGTAGCCATCCCCAATTCCCTAAAACGGGCCATTACCGTAGGGATTGGTTTATTCATCACCATAGTTGGTTTAAAGATGGCTGAAATTACCATAATTCAAGCTGGTCCGGTTATTCCCCCCACCCTGGAAGCCCTGCAACAGGAGGGTGGTGTGGCCACCTTAAAGTTCTTTGAATGGAATATCAGCATGGGCTCCTTCCATAACCCTGCAACTATGTTAGCTATCATCGGCCTGGCTATCACCGCCATTCTTATGGCCAAAAGGATAAAAGGTTCTCTGTTAATTGGTATTATTATTACTACTCTTATTGGTATCCCCATGGGCGTTACGGTCATTCCCGAAAACTTTACTCCCTTCGCCCTGCCCAGTTTCAGCGGGCTGTATATTGGTCACTTAGATATCATGGGCGCCTTGGAAATGGGCATTTGGACCGTAGTCTTTACCTTTACCTTTGTGGAACTCTTCGATACCTTTGGTACTTTGGTGGGAACTGCCGGCAAGGCAGGGCTGCTGGATAAAAATGGTCAGTCCCCGAAAATTGGCAAAGCCATGCTGGTTGATGCCTTCGGTGTTTCCTTTGGTGCTTTCATGGGTACCAGTACCTTGACAGCCTTTGTTGAGAGTGCCGCCGGTGTGGGTGAAGGTGGACGTACCGGACTGACTGCGGTGACCACCGGTGTCATGTTTCTGTTGGCTTTGGTTATCGCTCCCTTGGCAGGTCTAATCCCTAATGCAGCCACTTCTCCGGCTTTGATTATTGTAGGATTACTGATGGTATCTGCCATTGGCGAAATTGACTTTAATGATTTTACCGAAGGCTTCCCCGCCTTTTTAACCATTATATTAATGCCCTTCACCTATAATATTGCCAACGGTATTGCTGCCGGCATTATTTTCTACACCATTCTCAAGGTAGCGTCCGGTCGTACCAAGGAAGTTCACTGGATGATGTATTTGCTCTTTGCTATCATTGTCGCACGTTTTATCTTCCTGGGTGGAGAATAA